In Castanea sativa cultivar Marrone di Chiusa Pesio chromosome 6, ASM4071231v1, a single window of DNA contains:
- the LOC142638297 gene encoding uncharacterized protein LOC142638297 has product MSMTLPTLSSPNASLKIAPFSHLRIKSHVQAIPFRSLPTKSPCFGPIPSQNFHGFYGKRLGFVFEKKLDLKVSASAGNGSVGAEDDEEAKKEARGESTMPERFRYLTKEAPDPPLRWPWFVALAFLVYAWRAVLFELSNWRKAALGIVSFVGYLFKLALALVFHFIGDPITSIIRCIETALYAIRALHSAIVAYTPVPELTTIILLASAVLAIAEVASPNSVNSQTHLLTVSGLIGYAAVCGYILEPFFWTLLLLLYGFSRFVKKKDNVSSALPVAAVLAAVGEPWVRVLVIASYLALSISHHSKKLSNGKEEVEVVMANRRLPMPLLVASFTIGIHLAAKWAGYRHLTWKIV; this is encoded by the exons ATGTCAATGACTCTTCCCACACTCTCGTCTCCAAATGCCTCACTCAAAATCGCTCCCTTTTCTCACCTCAGAATTAAAAGCCATGTCCAAGCCATTCCATTTCGCTCATTACCAACAAAATCCCCATGTTTTGGCCCCATACCAAGCCAAAATTTTCATGGGTTTTACGGGAAACGactgggttttgtttttgagaaaaagcTGGACTTAAAGGTTAGTGCAAGTGCAGGGAATGGTAGTGTTGGCgctgaagatgatgaagaagctAAGAAAGAGGCTCGAGGGGAAAGCACTATGCCAGAGCGGTTCAGGTACTTGACCAAAGAAGCTCCTGACCCACCACTCAGATGGCCTTGGTTTGTAG CCCTTGCTTTCCTTGTCTATGCATGGAGGGCAGTCTTGTTTGAACTTTCTAATTGGCGAAAGGCTGCACTTGGTATTGTTAGTTTTGTGGGATACCTCTTCAAACTTGCCCTGGCTCTCGTATTCCACTTCATTGGTGATCCCATAACTTCAATAATTAGATGTATTGAGACTGCTCTCTATGCCATACGAGCTCTCCATTCTGCCATAGTGGCATATACACCTGTTCCAGAGCTGACCACAATTATCCTACTGGCATCAGCTGTTCTTGCCATTGCAGAAGTTGCTTCTCCCAACTCTGTAAACAGCCAAACTCATCTTCTCACAGTATCTGGCCTAATTGGGTATGCAGCTGTGTGTGGTTACATCTTGGAGCCATTCTTCTGGACCCTTTTGTTGTTGCTATATGGTTTCTCACGGTTTgttaaaaagaaagataatgTTTCATCTGCATTGCCTGTTGCGGCTGTGCTGGCTGCAGTTGGAGAACCATGGGTCAGAGTTCTGGTAATAGCTTCATATCTGGCTCTTTCTATTTCTCACCATTCAAAGAAGCTTTCCAATGGAAAGGAAGAAGTGGAAGTTGTAATGGCAAATAGGAGGCTTCCAATGCCGTTGCTGGTTGCATCCTTTACCATTGGAATTCATCTTGCTGCTAAGTGGGCTGGGTACCGGCACTTGACATGGAAGATAGTCTGA